The following are encoded together in the Phaseolus vulgaris cultivar G19833 chromosome 9, P. vulgaris v2.0, whole genome shotgun sequence genome:
- the LOC137821128 gene encoding homeobox-leucine zipper protein HAT22-like translates to MEDDEPCITTLSLGLGMGGHVPKKDKQKQKLPSLDLTFDICPRREQMIHVDHQQQLHDDKAKGLLCLKHPNENNSPESSNNSNNGTRKKLKLTKEQSATLEDIFKLHTTLNPAQKQALAEKLNLKHRQVEVWFQNRRARTKLKQTEVDCEFLKKCCEKLTDENLRLKKELQELRAQKVGPKPLYIQLSKATTLSICSSCEKELKPKEGKKGGITDVVRNSSHKLQNSVGVKGI, encoded by the exons ATGGAAGATGATGAGCCATGCATCACCACTCTAAGCCTTGGACTAGGAATGGGAGGTCATGTGCCTAAGAAGGACAAGCAGAAGCAGAAGCTCCCTTCCTTGGACCTGACGTTTGATATTTGTCCAAGGAGAGAGCAAATGATTCACGTGGATCATCAACAACAACTTCATGATGATAAGGCAAAAGGGTTGTTATGTTTGAAACACCCCAATGAAAATAACAGCCCTGAGAGCAGCAACAACAGCAACAACGGCACCAGAAAGAAACTGAAGCTTACAAAGGAGCAATCAGCCACCCTTGAGGATATTTTCAAGCTGCATACCACTCTTAACCCT GCACAGAAGCAGGCACTTGCTgagaaattgaatttaaagcATAGACAGGTTGAAGTTTGGTTTCAGAACAGAAGAGCAAG GACCAAGCTGAAGCAAACAGAGGTGGATTGCGAGTTCCTGAAGAAATGCTGTGAGAAACTAACCGATGAGAATCTGAGACTGAAGAAGGAATTGCAAGAGCTGCGTGCACAAAAGGTTGGACCAAAACCATTGTACATTCAACTCTCCAAGGCCACAACTCTGAGCATTTGTTCATCGTGTGAGAAAGAGTTGAAGCCTAAAGAAGGGAAGAAAGGGGGCATTACCGATGTGGTCCGAAACAGCAGCCACAAATTGCAGAACAGTGTAGGTGTAAAGGGCATTTAG